From a region of the Candidatus Zixiibacteriota bacterium genome:
- a CDS encoding SIR2 family protein has protein sequence MDRIAFLLGAGASIPAGMPSTTKINKAIKNMIEEHDDVNHDIASKICSIVFGEDWQCRLIKNDFNYEDIYYIFQQLGDHEGGEYENPLTKIVIESLIDNKPICIAKTDIKCCSESMIQKIIECVRDCILLEDPSFDKLQILNDILNLDSFGNIDIFSLNHDLVIEKLLKEEEINDGFEEIEGEKYKGFNPKLFSDPNGAKINFLKLHGSVDWCYNQENYKKYTVVTQQAGHSYDIAILTGTFNKLLDYNLSVYFHLFCSFYNLLTKNNLLIIIGYSFNDKGVNARLINWMHSGDDKIILIIDSNENVICNGREAIKNLYREYCPDRIKEIYKPIEEVTMKDIRQEIKDWKLF, from the coding sequence CGGCGGGTATGCCAAGTACAACTAAAATCAACAAAGCTATCAAAAATATGATAGAAGAACATGACGATGTAAACCATGACATTGCGAGTAAAATTTGCTCTATCGTCTTCGGCGAAGATTGGCAATGTCGATTGATCAAAAATGACTTCAACTATGAAGATATTTATTATATTTTCCAACAACTGGGTGACCACGAGGGCGGAGAATATGAAAATCCGTTGACGAAAATAGTAATTGAATCATTAATTGATAACAAACCCATTTGCATAGCAAAAACCGATATAAAATGTTGCTCGGAATCTATGATCCAAAAAATCATAGAATGCGTTCGGGATTGTATTTTATTGGAAGATCCGTCGTTCGACAAATTGCAAATTTTGAATGACATATTAAATTTAGATTCTTTTGGGAATATAGATATTTTTTCCCTGAATCATGATCTTGTTATCGAAAAATTACTCAAAGAGGAAGAGATAAATGATGGATTCGAAGAAATCGAGGGTGAGAAATATAAAGGATTTAATCCTAAATTATTCTCAGATCCGAATGGGGCTAAAATAAATTTTCTAAAACTCCATGGTTCAGTCGATTGGTGTTACAATCAAGAAAATTATAAAAAATACACTGTGGTAACTCAACAGGCTGGACATAGTTACGACATCGCCATTCTCACGGGGACTTTTAATAAATTGTTGGATTATAATCTTTCAGTATATTTCCATTTGTTTTGTTCATTCTATAATTTGCTGACGAAAAATAATTTACTAATCATTATTGGATATAGTTTTAACGACAAGGGAGTTAATGCGCGCTTAATAAACTGGATGCATTCGGGGGATGATAAAATAATACTTATTATTGATAGTAACGAAAATGTCATTTGTAACGGGAGAGAAGCCATAAAGAATTTGTATCGAGAATATTGTCCCGATCGAATAAAGGAAATATATAAACCAATTGAAGAAGTTACGATGAAAGATATACGCCAAGAAATTAAAGACTGGAAGCTCTTCTAG
- the clpX gene encoding ATP-dependent Clp protease ATP-binding subunit ClpX, whose translation MGKDPKTPGPTERCSFCGKKASQVKRLYSGYNAYICNDCVTLCHDLMQGTPEEVLRHEVFVLPSPTEIKEFLDNYVIDQEEAKRTVSVAVYNHYKRIQNREKTEEVELEKSNILLLGPTGTGKTLIARTLAKFLKVPFTIADATVLTEAGYVGEDVENILVRLYHAANYSAGKTEQGIIYIDEIDKISRTDGNPSITRDVSGEGVQQALLKILEGTVANIPPKGGRKHPEQSFVSIDTSNILFICGGAFEGLDKIIARRIGKKTVGFESRKIDIEEDKSALLGQVEPSDLLEYGLIPELIGRLPVVSALRPLSEKALLTILTEPQNALVKQFQKLFELDGIKLTFEPSALNATVAKAVLRKTGARSLRSIFESSMLDIMYETPTIPDLKEVIVSEKVINKTGEPKYKFKSKRGKKSA comes from the coding sequence GTGGGTAAAGATCCCAAAACGCCCGGACCAACCGAACGGTGTTCTTTCTGCGGTAAAAAAGCCTCGCAGGTAAAACGCCTCTATTCAGGCTATAACGCCTATATCTGCAACGACTGTGTAACCCTGTGTCATGACCTGATGCAGGGTACGCCCGAAGAAGTTTTGCGCCACGAGGTTTTTGTCCTGCCCTCACCGACCGAAATCAAGGAATTCCTTGATAACTACGTCATTGATCAGGAAGAAGCTAAGCGCACCGTTTCGGTCGCCGTCTACAATCACTACAAGCGTATCCAGAACCGCGAGAAAACCGAAGAAGTCGAACTGGAAAAATCGAACATCCTTCTTTTGGGACCGACCGGAACCGGTAAAACCCTGATTGCCCGAACTCTGGCCAAATTTCTCAAAGTCCCATTCACCATTGCCGACGCGACCGTCCTGACCGAAGCCGGGTATGTCGGGGAAGACGTCGAAAATATTTTGGTTCGGCTTTACCACGCCGCCAACTACAGCGCCGGCAAAACCGAGCAGGGAATTATCTATATCGATGAAATCGACAAAATATCCCGCACCGACGGCAACCCCTCGATAACCCGCGACGTTTCCGGCGAAGGCGTTCAGCAGGCGCTTCTCAAAATTCTTGAAGGTACCGTGGCCAATATCCCTCCCAAAGGTGGCCGCAAACATCCGGAACAGTCGTTTGTCTCGATCGACACCTCCAATATTCTGTTTATCTGTGGAGGCGCCTTCGAAGGACTCGATAAGATTATCGCCCGCCGGATCGGCAAGAAAACGGTCGGATTCGAATCCAGGAAAATCGATATTGAGGAAGACAAATCGGCCCTTTTGGGCCAGGTCGAACCGTCCGATTTGCTCGAATACGGACTAATCCCTGAGCTCATCGGTCGCCTTCCCGTCGTGTCCGCTCTGCGCCCCCTATCCGAAAAAGCGCTTCTGACGATTCTTACCGAGCCGCAAAACGCTTTGGTCAAACAATTTCAAAAACTGTTTGAACTCGACGGCATTAAACTGACGTTTGAACCATCGGCTCTCAACGCCACCGTGGCCAAAGCCGTCTTGCGCAAAACCGGAGCCCGCTCGCTGCGTTCGATTTTTGAATCGTCCATGCTCGATATCATGTATGAAACGCCGACGATTCCGGATTTGAAAGAAGTCATCGTCAGCGAAAAAGTAATCAACAAAACCGGCGAACCAAAATACAAATTCAAATCCAAACGAGGCAAAAAATCAGCCTGA
- the clpP gene encoding ATP-dependent Clp endopeptidase proteolytic subunit ClpP, whose protein sequence is MTLIPMVVETTGRGERAYDIYSRLLKDRIIFIGSPIDDNIANLVIAQMLFLEAEDPAKDIFLYINSPGGSVTAGMAIYDTMQFVKPDIVTTCMGMAASMGAFLLAAGTSGKRSGLPNSRIMLHQPMAGTQGQVSDIEIMTQEFLHTKKKLNKLLVFHTGQPLEKIEKDTDRNYFMSAEEAKEYGLIDKVYEFEKKTKDKK, encoded by the coding sequence ATGACTTTAATACCGATGGTTGTTGAAACAACCGGACGCGGCGAACGCGCTTATGATATTTACTCGCGTCTTCTTAAGGACAGAATCATATTTATCGGTTCCCCGATTGATGATAATATCGCTAACCTCGTCATCGCCCAGATGCTTTTTCTGGAAGCCGAAGACCCGGCCAAAGATATTTTCCTCTACATAAACTCACCGGGCGGCTCGGTCACGGCCGGTATGGCCATCTATGATACGATGCAGTTCGTCAAACCCGATATCGTCACAACCTGCATGGGCATGGCCGCTTCGATGGGCGCCTTTCTCCTTGCCGCCGGCACCTCCGGAAAACGTTCGGGACTGCCCAATTCGCGTATCATGCTTCACCAGCCGATGGCGGGAACGCAGGGTCAGGTTTCGGATATCGAAATTATGACGCAGGAGTTTCTCCATACCAAAAAGAAACTGAATAAACTACTGGTTTTTCATACCGGTCAGCCGCTTGAGAAAATCGAAAAAGATACCGACCGAAATTATTTCATGTCGGCCGAAGAAGCCAAAGAATACGGCTTAATCGATAAAGTCTACGAGTTTGAAAAAAAAACGAAAGATAAAAAATAG
- the tig gene encoding trigger factor — MLVEVIDKEGLKRELNIKIPAEEVDKAYQKVYADMGKKVKLDGFRPGKVPKDVIRKRFHREATAEVIDSLINKHYSEAICEKNLEPVGTPVLTNVDIDEGKPLQLSFGIEVMPKLDEIKIDGLKAEEIKAEVTDSEIDEVVEITRKQQATLRTVDRPANETDMLICDLEPIDGAIEGLGDTPMNNQEIDLDSPKTVKEFKEALPGAKRDDVKDVVLSFPEDHVDKKFAGKSVTFKTTVKEVKVRILPELNDDFAKRLGLEETFLEFKINLRKRMEAERKTELLRIQKRDIIDQIVEKNEFDVPEAMLESYFKNIIKDMKQQNQEVDEKEIREKYRPIGINSAKWYLLYHRLAVLEKIEVSAEDTENWIKRFAESYRMEFDKAKEILTQTGKAAEIKDGILEDKVIEFLLSKTDTDQKSKETKEG; from the coding sequence TTGTTAGTTGAAGTAATTGATAAAGAAGGCCTGAAACGGGAATTGAACATCAAAATCCCCGCTGAGGAAGTCGATAAAGCTTACCAAAAAGTTTATGCCGACATGGGCAAGAAAGTCAAACTCGACGGTTTCCGACCCGGAAAAGTCCCCAAAGACGTAATTCGCAAACGATTCCACCGGGAAGCTACCGCTGAAGTTATTGATTCCCTGATAAATAAACATTACTCAGAGGCCATCTGCGAAAAGAACCTTGAGCCTGTCGGAACGCCTGTTTTAACTAACGTCGATATCGACGAAGGCAAACCACTCCAGCTTTCGTTCGGAATTGAAGTTATGCCAAAGCTGGATGAGATCAAAATTGACGGCCTCAAAGCTGAAGAAATTAAGGCTGAGGTTACCGATTCCGAAATCGACGAAGTCGTCGAAATAACCCGTAAACAGCAGGCGACGTTGCGCACTGTCGATCGCCCCGCCAATGAAACCGACATGCTGATTTGCGATCTGGAACCAATCGATGGCGCTATCGAAGGCCTCGGCGATACCCCGATGAATAATCAGGAAATTGATCTCGACAGTCCTAAAACTGTCAAAGAATTCAAAGAAGCCCTGCCGGGAGCCAAACGCGATGATGTCAAGGATGTCGTCCTGTCTTTCCCCGAAGATCATGTCGATAAAAAATTCGCCGGTAAATCAGTCACTTTCAAAACTACCGTCAAAGAAGTAAAAGTACGAATTTTGCCGGAACTAAACGATGATTTCGCCAAACGCCTCGGACTCGAAGAAACTTTCCTCGAATTCAAGATTAATCTGAGAAAACGGATGGAAGCGGAACGAAAGACCGAACTTTTGCGTATACAAAAACGGGATATCATTGATCAAATTGTCGAAAAAAATGAATTTGACGTCCCCGAAGCAATGCTCGAATCGTATTTCAAAAATATCATCAAGGACATGAAGCAACAAAATCAGGAAGTGGATGAAAAAGAAATTCGGGAAAAATATCGGCCGATCGGAATCAATAGTGCCAAATGGTACTTACTCTACCATCGCCTTGCCGTCCTCGAAAAAATTGAAGTTTCCGCCGAGGATACCGAAAACTGGATAAAGAGATTTGCGGAAAGCTATCGCATGGAATTTGACAAGGCAAAAGAAATTTTGACGCAAACCGGGAAAGCGGCCGAAATCAAAGACGGTATCCTCGAAGACAAGGTCATCGAATTTTTGCTTTCGAAAACCGATACCGATCAAAAGTCAAAAGAAACTAAGGAAGGTTAA
- a CDS encoding site-specific integrase, which yields MGLYKKAGTWYIDYYVQGRRRREAIGPNKKMAQSVLAKRKTQVAEKRFLDIKKRPELLFDVLCDQYMEYAKANKRSWERDHRSIRVLKRWFLDKKLFEITPLSIEKFKNTRNTEVSGASVNRELACLKHMFTKAIEWDMAAVNPVKQVKMFRENPGRIRYLSNEEIERLIPACNDTIRPIVIVALHTGMRKQEILSLKWESLDIDRKIIYVCGTKSGYDRQIPMSEPVLFAIKSMPKRSEYIFTRPNGEQINDIRTAYANAIKKGNIEDFTFHDLRHTFASHLVMNGTDLLTVKELLGHQTIEMTLRYSHLSPDHKRHTVESLKYFDGHYMDTRRESIKRSST from the coding sequence ATGGGATTATACAAAAAAGCCGGAACGTGGTACATTGATTACTACGTTCAGGGTAGACGTAGGCGTGAGGCGATAGGGCCAAACAAGAAGATGGCTCAATCGGTACTCGCCAAACGCAAGACCCAAGTGGCGGAGAAACGCTTCCTTGATATTAAGAAACGTCCCGAGTTGTTATTCGATGTACTTTGTGATCAGTACATGGAATATGCTAAGGCAAATAAGCGGTCTTGGGAGCGGGATCATCGAAGCATCAGAGTATTAAAGCGTTGGTTTTTGGATAAAAAGCTATTTGAGATAACTCCGTTATCGATTGAGAAATTCAAGAACACACGGAATACGGAAGTCAGTGGGGCTTCCGTGAATCGCGAACTTGCGTGCTTGAAACACATGTTTACAAAGGCAATTGAATGGGATATGGCTGCCGTAAATCCCGTCAAACAGGTGAAGATGTTCAGAGAAAATCCGGGCAGGATAAGGTACTTGTCAAACGAAGAGATTGAGCGACTCATTCCTGCCTGCAATGATACCATCCGCCCCATCGTTATCGTTGCTTTGCATACCGGTATGCGCAAGCAAGAAATTTTAAGTTTGAAGTGGGAAAGTCTGGACATCGACCGGAAAATTATATATGTTTGCGGCACTAAAAGTGGCTATGATCGCCAGATACCAATGTCGGAGCCAGTATTGTTTGCGATTAAGAGTATGCCGAAACGATCTGAGTACATATTCACGAGGCCGAACGGCGAGCAGATTAACGATATTCGTACCGCTTATGCCAATGCGATTAAAAAAGGGAATATCGAAGACTTCACTTTTCACGATTTGAGACATACATTCGCCTCTCATCTCGTGATGAATGGAACGGATTTACTCACTGTGAAGGAGCTACTCGGGCATCAGACGATTGAGATGACGCTTAGATATTCACATCTCAGTCCTGACCATAAAAGGCATACCGTGGAGTCTTTGAAGTATTTTGATGGACACTATATGGACACCCGGAGGGAATCAATAAAGCGGTCATCCACGTAA
- a CDS encoding helix-turn-helix domain-containing protein, with translation MATEAIVRNRWLGRFGGRRPSTIDSWVSQKREIPYVKMGRRVLFDTNDVERWIEKNKVQPTDFGNLH, from the coding sequence GTGGCAACAGAAGCCATCGTCCGGAATCGGTGGTTAGGGAGATTCGGCGGAAGACGACCCTCTACAATTGATTCATGGGTTTCACAGAAACGTGAAATCCCATATGTCAAAATGGGCAGGCGGGTATTGTTCGATACTAACGATGTCGAACGATGGATCGAGAAGAATAAAGTACAGCCTACCGATTTCGGCAACCTGCACTAA
- a CDS encoding HTH domain-containing protein translates to MSLETVENILLVINLLINRQKVTSDRIMNLCSVSRRTVYRYIKVIHRANFPVYYDRRLKEYRFLRDPHPQYGKFGLQDTALISFALVLLSNCTNEFYNSQVSRLMKKILSRQSIVFDESLDMQKNMIVSKDMAQDFSDALNSLIIYLAILFNKGVNIKLNSQRDNHTKLIIREPKLIFKDEWRVKEMDGTRQDEFYLSDIACVSILN, encoded by the coding sequence ATGTCTTTGGAAACCGTTGAAAATATACTTTTAGTAATTAACCTTCTGATCAACAGGCAGAAAGTTACATCAGATAGAATAATGAACCTGTGCAGTGTTAGCCGGCGGACCGTATATCGATATATTAAAGTAATACACCGGGCCAATTTCCCAGTGTATTACGATCGCAGGTTAAAAGAGTACCGCTTTTTGCGTGACCCCCACCCCCAATATGGGAAATTTGGTTTGCAGGATACGGCCCTAATCTCTTTTGCCCTGGTTCTACTTTCAAACTGTACAAATGAATTTTACAACTCGCAAGTGAGTAGACTAATGAAGAAGATTTTGTCGCGCCAATCAATAGTATTTGATGAATCTCTGGATATGCAAAAAAACATGATAGTCTCAAAGGATATGGCGCAAGATTTTTCCGATGCATTAAACTCACTCATTATTTATTTGGCCATTCTATTTAACAAGGGTGTCAATATCAAACTTAACTCTCAAAGAGATAATCACACCAAATTAATCATCAGGGAGCCTAAGCTTATATTTAAGGATGAGTGGCGCGTGAAAGAAATGGACGGTACGAGACAAGATGAATTTTACCTTAGTGATATCGCTTGCGTAAGCATTCTAAACTAA